A genomic region of Candidatus Zymogenus saltonus contains the following coding sequences:
- a CDS encoding PAS domain S-box protein, with protein MAKEIISILIIEDDFGYVKIIKEMIDEAGGGDFTLKHSDTLTKGLDVLSKESFDVILLDMTLPDSEGLNTLLEVKDSVPDVPIVVLTSLENEKVALSAVRESAQDYLYKGEIKPSLLIRALRYAVERKRMLEDLKHAYDSLDIMVQERTEELSMANIQLQSEIQEKERAEDALRDNEELLKATIESTADGIFVINENGEVTHTNARFAELWNIPEKILRTKDDEELLKYFLDQLVEPKVFLSKVKGLYGAKEESRDILKFKDGRIFERYTCPLIRNGRFSGRVWSFRDITESKTAEEKIRSSEKRFKNIAERSFDVIFEMDLDGTITYVSPAAKRITGFELSEIIGQSFKRLMTESEAKRAQKILSRVWKGKDVEGYEFEVLKKDGSVATIEINSSPIFKDNEIIGNHGVARDISYRKEMKDEFDSLAMVDSLTGLLNQTQFHKNLKHEVKRAKRMSYPLSLIIFSFDDYDRYVEKNGPLKGDTIVREIGSIVKHSVREDVDSSYRLRQSEFSTILPCTTEEQGLMVAERVIVKIAKRIKNIRVAFGTASIEGHRSTEDIINAAEKDLIANRNSS; from the coding sequence ATGGCCAAAGAGATAATTTCCATCCTTATCATCGAAGACGATTTCGGATACGTCAAGATAATCAAGGAGATGATCGATGAAGCCGGTGGCGGCGATTTTACCCTGAAGCACTCGGATACCCTGACGAAGGGACTCGATGTCCTCTCCAAAGAGAGCTTTGACGTGATCCTCCTGGACATGACCCTTCCCGACAGCGAGGGGCTGAATACGCTATTGGAGGTGAAGGATTCGGTGCCGGACGTTCCTATTGTCGTCCTCACGTCTCTGGAGAATGAGAAAGTGGCCTTGAGCGCCGTTCGGGAAAGCGCTCAGGATTACCTTTACAAGGGAGAGATAAAACCGTCTCTTTTAATCAGGGCATTACGATACGCCGTGGAGAGGAAGCGGATGCTGGAGGATCTGAAACACGCCTACGACAGCCTTGACATCATGGTTCAGGAACGCACGGAAGAGCTTTCAATGGCGAACATCCAGCTGCAGAGCGAAATACAGGAAAAGGAGAGGGCGGAGGATGCACTGCGGGATAATGAGGAGTTGTTAAAGGCCACCATAGAATCCACGGCCGACGGAATATTCGTTATAAATGAAAACGGCGAAGTGACACACACAAACGCCCGTTTCGCGGAGCTTTGGAACATACCCGAAAAAATCTTGAGAACCAAGGACGACGAGGAGCTTCTGAAATACTTTTTAGATCAGCTTGTTGAGCCGAAGGTCTTTCTCTCCAAGGTGAAGGGATTGTACGGTGCGAAGGAGGAATCGAGGGATATACTCAAGTTCAAGGACGGCCGCATCTTCGAGCGCTATACCTGCCCCCTCATAAGGAACGGCAGGTTCAGCGGCCGGGTCTGGAGCTTCAGGGACATTACCGAATCGAAAACAGCCGAGGAGAAGATCAGGTCAAGCGAAAAACGCTTTAAAAATATTGCCGAGAGGAGCTTTGATGTCATATTCGAGATGGATTTGGATGGAACGATCACCTACGTTTCGCCGGCGGCCAAGAGGATAACGGGATTCGAGCTGAGCGAGATAATCGGTCAATCCTTTAAGAGGTTGATGACCGAATCGGAGGCGAAAAGGGCCCAGAAGATATTGAGCAGAGTTTGGAAGGGAAAGGACGTCGAGGGATACGAATTCGAAGTATTGAAGAAGGACGGGTCTGTCGCTACAATCGAGATCAATTCGTCACCAATTTTCAAAGACAACGAGATAATCGGAAACCACGGTGTTGCCAGAGACATAAGCTACAGGAAGGAGATGAAGGATGAGTTTGACTCTCTCGCGATGGTCGACAGCCTGACCGGTCTGTTGAATCAAACGCAGTTCCATAAGAATCTCAAGCACGAGGTAAAAAGGGCCAAGAGGATGTCGTATCCCCTCTCCCTTATTATTTTTTCGTTCGATGACTATGATCGGTACGTTGAAAAGAACGGCCCCCTTAAAGGGGACACGATTGTCAGGGAGATCGGGAGCATAGTAAAACACTCGGTTAGGGAAGACGTGGACAGCTCATACCGTCTCAGGCAGAGCGAGTTTTCCACTATCCTCCCCTGTACGACCGAGGAACAGGGATTGATGGTTGCCGAGAGGGTCATTGTGAAAATAGCCAAGAGGATAAAGAATATCAGGGTCGCCTTTGGCACCGCCTCCATCGAGGGTCACAGGTCTACGGAGGACATCATCAATGCCGCGGAGAAAGACTTGATCGCAAACAGGAATTCGAGTTGA
- a CDS encoding ABC transporter substrate-binding protein yields the protein MKTKRYFKLVAFILISLFSAALIFSCAEKPAEETAEGAVAPGATILIGTSGPQTGPVSTLGIIQRSMKAYFDAVNADGGINGRKIELIILDDAYDPAKTRANVIKLIEGEKVFAIVGILGAANIGAVIDYIDKSDVPWVGLIAGNRAPATPPRDNVFVGSPEHYFEAKILTNYAANELGVKKIGILYQNDDFGKEGLTGAKEAAERLGIEIAAEVPYEVMDTDFSAHALAMMNSKAEAVILYGHTPKVSLFVKAANGLDYRPIYIGSTTVNDTKMFDLAGEAWDGALVGSYTPDPFDDSEASKWYREALHEYANEADKVVGSMSLKGFYYGDFLVEGLKRTKEPLTRENFIKTMDSFDNVDGLFIHGVTYNPESHGGPNSFCIMKGVYKTRSYIKITDWLSPN from the coding sequence ATGAAGACTAAAAGATATTTTAAACTGGTCGCCTTTATTTTGATCTCATTGTTTTCCGCTGCGCTCATCTTTTCGTGCGCCGAAAAGCCGGCGGAGGAGACGGCCGAGGGAGCAGTCGCTCCGGGGGCGACGATCCTGATCGGGACGAGCGGCCCCCAGACCGGCCCCGTCAGCACCCTGGGGATCATTCAGCGCTCCATGAAGGCCTACTTCGACGCTGTCAACGCCGACGGCGGGATCAACGGGAGGAAGATCGAGCTTATTATCCTCGACGACGCCTACGACCCGGCGAAGACTCGGGCAAACGTTATCAAATTGATCGAGGGGGAGAAGGTCTTCGCCATCGTAGGGATCCTCGGGGCGGCGAACATCGGGGCCGTGATCGACTACATAGACAAGAGCGACGTACCCTGGGTGGGTCTCATCGCCGGAAACCGCGCCCCCGCAACACCCCCCAGGGACAACGTCTTTGTGGGATCGCCGGAGCACTACTTCGAGGCGAAAATCCTGACCAACTACGCGGCAAACGAGCTCGGGGTCAAGAAGATCGGTATCTTGTATCAGAACGACGACTTCGGAAAGGAGGGCCTTACCGGGGCCAAGGAGGCCGCGGAAAGGCTTGGGATAGAGATAGCCGCGGAAGTCCCCTATGAAGTGATGGACACCGATTTCTCCGCCCACGCCCTTGCCATGATGAACTCCAAGGCGGAGGCGGTGATCCTCTACGGGCACACCCCCAAGGTGTCGCTGTTCGTCAAGGCCGCAAACGGACTCGACTACAGGCCGATCTACATCGGCTCCACCACGGTCAACGACACCAAGATGTTCGACCTGGCCGGTGAGGCTTGGGACGGGGCGCTTGTCGGCTCCTACACCCCCGATCCCTTCGACGACAGCGAGGCGTCGAAGTGGTACAGGGAGGCCCTACATGAATACGCCAACGAGGCGGATAAGGTCGTCGGGTCGATGAGCCTCAAGGGATTCTACTACGGAGACTTTCTGGTGGAGGGATTGAAGAGGACGAAGGAGCCGTTGACCAGGGAGAACTTCATAAAGACGATGGACTCGTTTGACAACGTCGACGGTCTGTTCATCCACGGGGTAACCTACAATCCCGAAAGCCATGGCGGCCCGAACTCCTTCTGCATAATGAAGGGGGTCTACAAGACGAGGTCGTACATAAAGATCACCGACTGGCTCTCCCCGAATTAA
- a CDS encoding diguanylate cyclase, translated as MVGSPLVVLLIEDDAGYAKFVEEVISDVKLFSLKLFLAGDFKEGFDRLSKERIDVILLDLNLPDSSGLDTFTNLKDLFPDIPIVIISSIEDEDLAYRAVSEGAQDYIFKTEMVPAILARTLRYAVERKHFQEKLRESEERVRAQYKNIPIPTFTLKSEDGDFVLIDFNDAAPKIAGEEITGLLGKRAGRLLQDEPEILRDIGKCFKNKASVKREYLYKFRTIGLTKYLSATYSYVPPDLVIVHAEDITDRKIAEERLKKSRIELELRVKERTIQLVKVNVELKKEISERKKAEDALRRLSITDSLTNLYNQRHFHKNLEIEITRAKRMLYPLVVLLFDLDDFKEYNDTYGHLAGDSVLKSVGSIMRRSIRNGVDTAYRFGGDEFAVILPHTKEGDAMNMANRISEEVVNSIEDIGISVGIASLDNLETVEDFINTADRDMYSQKRARKKKMKQS; from the coding sequence ATGGTGGGAAGTCCCCTTGTCGTCCTGTTAATCGAAGATGATGCCGGATATGCCAAGTTCGTCGAGGAAGTTATATCCGATGTAAAACTGTTTTCTCTGAAGCTTTTTCTGGCGGGGGACTTCAAGGAGGGTTTCGATCGCCTCTCGAAAGAGAGGATCGATGTGATCCTCCTCGATTTAAACCTGCCCGACTCAAGCGGCCTTGATACCTTCACGAACCTCAAAGACCTTTTCCCAGACATCCCTATCGTAATTATATCTTCGATCGAGGACGAAGACCTAGCTTATCGCGCGGTTTCAGAGGGCGCCCAGGATTATATTTTCAAGACGGAGATGGTCCCCGCCATCCTGGCGCGGACATTGCGATATGCCGTTGAGAGAAAACACTTTCAGGAAAAGCTTCGCGAATCCGAGGAAAGAGTGAGGGCGCAATACAAGAATATCCCCATTCCCACGTTCACCCTTAAAAGCGAAGACGGCGACTTCGTCCTGATAGATTTCAACGACGCGGCCCCCAAGATCGCGGGGGAAGAGATCACGGGGCTTTTGGGAAAAAGGGCCGGCAGGCTCCTTCAAGACGAGCCCGAGATATTAAGGGATATAGGGAAATGTTTTAAAAACAAGGCCTCCGTGAAGAGGGAGTACCTTTACAAGTTCAGGACAATAGGTCTGACCAAATATCTGTCCGCAACCTACTCCTATGTCCCGCCGGACCTCGTTATCGTCCACGCCGAGGACATTACGGACAGGAAGATCGCCGAGGAGAGGCTGAAAAAGTCCCGGATCGAACTTGAGCTCCGTGTCAAGGAGAGGACCATACAGCTTGTGAAGGTTAACGTCGAGCTCAAAAAGGAGATAAGCGAGCGAAAAAAAGCCGAGGATGCCTTGAGAAGGCTCTCCATAACCGACAGCCTGACGAACCTTTATAATCAACGTCACTTTCATAAAAACCTCGAGATCGAGATTACTCGTGCAAAGAGGATGTTATATCCCCTCGTGGTATTGCTCTTCGACCTCGACGACTTCAAGGAGTACAACGATACCTACGGGCACCTCGCCGGAGACAGTGTCTTGAAGAGTGTTGGCTCGATAATGAGAAGATCTATAAGGAACGGCGTCGATACCGCTTACCGGTTCGGCGGGGATGAATTCGCCGTCATACTTCCCCACACGAAGGAGGGGGACGCGATGAATATGGCAAACAGGATCAGCGAAGAGGTTGTCAACAGTATCGAGGACATCGGAATAAGCGTCGGGATCGCGTCCCTCGACAATCTGGAGACGGTCGAGGACTTCATAAATACCGCGGACAGGGATATGTACTCCCAAAAGAGGGCCCGTAAAAAAAAGATGAAGCAGAGCTGA
- a CDS encoding 4-vinyl reductase, with translation MSGEEKMATNLGIRGGLDAIREILGDNGAKILFRNIGLIHIYENPPAYTWEPCLTIPEQASIYTEVENLVGLNGAMGIWRRIGYTTIRYIDEFGHVFDSINDLPSEERFNRAMEMYVAGSGKGRIAVNERGLYDLDVYDCIHCAGHRTKRPMCNHYVGHIQYIADYAFGKNALTVKEVKCKALGDETCYFTAMRK, from the coding sequence ATGAGCGGTGAAGAAAAGATGGCGACAAATCTTGGAATCCGGGGCGGCCTGGACGCGATTCGCGAGATCCTCGGCGACAACGGCGCAAAGATACTGTTCAGGAACATCGGCCTGATCCATATTTATGAAAATCCCCCGGCATACACCTGGGAGCCTTGCCTCACCATCCCGGAGCAGGCGAGCATATACACAGAGGTGGAAAACCTTGTCGGCCTGAACGGGGCAATGGGCATCTGGCGAAGGATCGGGTACACAACAATAAGATACATCGACGAATTCGGCCACGTCTTCGACTCGATTAACGACCTTCCATCGGAGGAGCGTTTCAACAGAGCGATGGAGATGTACGTCGCCGGCTCCGGAAAGGGGAGGATCGCGGTAAACGAGAGGGGTCTCTACGATCTGGACGTGTACGACTGCATCCACTGCGCCGGACACAGGACCAAAAGGCCTATGTGCAACCACTACGTCGGGCATATTCAATATATCGCCGATTACGCATTCGGCAAAAACGCATTAACGGTCAAAGAGGTGAAGTGCAAGGCCCTCGGAGACGAAACCTGCTACTTCACCGCGATGAGGAAGTAG
- a CDS encoding VIT1/CCC1 transporter family protein, protein MKTLDEKTRKLILSFQRNEITEHIIYKILSERTKDRNNSEVLKNISAEELEHYNFWRKYTGEDVGPDRKKIWFYIFVSRVFGLTFGIKLMEKGETSAETAYGEIAREIPEARDIADQEDAHERELMSMIDEERLRYVGSVVLGLNDALVELTGALSGFTLALQDTKLIAVVGLVTGISASLSMAASEYLATKTEEDEKHPLKASLYTGAAYIATVFILILPFFFFGNPFVSLAVTITSAVIIIMFFNYYISVAKDLPFRRRFLEMAAISLGVSAISFFIGHLVRIIFKL, encoded by the coding sequence ATGAAAACCCTTGACGAAAAGACAAGGAAGCTGATCCTCTCGTTTCAGAGAAACGAGATAACCGAGCATATCATCTACAAGATCCTCTCTGAGAGGACAAAAGACCGCAACAACAGCGAGGTCCTGAAAAATATATCCGCAGAGGAGCTTGAGCATTACAACTTCTGGAGGAAATACACCGGCGAGGATGTGGGGCCGGACAGAAAGAAGATATGGTTCTACATATTCGTGTCGAGGGTCTTCGGGCTTACCTTCGGGATAAAGCTGATGGAGAAGGGCGAGACAAGCGCGGAAACAGCCTACGGAGAGATCGCAAGGGAGATTCCTGAGGCCAGAGATATCGCGGATCAGGAGGACGCACACGAGAGGGAGCTGATGTCGATGATCGACGAGGAACGTCTCCGCTACGTGGGATCGGTGGTCTTGGGGCTGAACGACGCCCTTGTCGAGCTTACCGGCGCCCTCTCCGGATTCACGCTGGCCCTGCAGGACACAAAGCTAATAGCGGTCGTGGGGCTGGTCACCGGAATATCCGCCTCGCTTTCCATGGCGGCCTCCGAGTACCTGGCGACAAAGACCGAAGAGGACGAGAAGCACCCGTTAAAGGCCTCCCTCTACACCGGCGCCGCATACATAGCGACAGTGTTCATCCTGATCCTCCCCTTCTTCTTCTTCGGCAATCCCTTCGTCTCCTTAGCAGTTACGATAACGAGCGCCGTTATCATCATCATGTTCTTCAACTACTACATCTCGGTGGCGAAAGACCTCCCCTTCAGGAGGCGGTTTTTGGAGATGGCCGCCATAAGCCTCGGCGTCTCGGCGATCTCCTTCTTTATCGGGCACCTCGTCAGGATAATCTTCAAGCTGTAA
- a CDS encoding MBL fold metallo-hydrolase, translating to MWIKEPGPITDRITLLGKEESCVYLVGKDEYSILGGGMTYVVPDIVKQLDRLKIDRSKIGRLLILHSHFDHVGAAPGLKKLIPGLTIISSPRGMELLKNPKVADSIRELNMGLLSANGLADKAGEFGLDYESFPVDDTVSGGDVVNWGGVELQIIDAPGHSSCSIGVYMPEDKALFASDAGGIPFGDTIFASGNSNFTKYQESLERFATYDVEIHLAEHYGAFTGEEGRSFMKRSIESAKRTRKYLEESYARTGDIRESTAELTDLIMEEAEGYFLPKPVMEMVVEQMVRHIAKVMDG from the coding sequence ATGTGGATAAAGGAGCCGGGCCCGATAACAGACAGGATCACCCTTTTGGGAAAGGAGGAGTCGTGCGTCTACCTCGTGGGGAAAGACGAATATTCCATTTTGGGCGGCGGGATGACCTACGTCGTGCCGGACATTGTTAAGCAGCTCGATCGTCTTAAGATCGACAGGTCGAAGATAGGGAGGCTTCTGATCCTTCACTCCCACTTCGACCACGTGGGGGCGGCCCCGGGACTCAAGAAGCTGATCCCTGGTCTTACGATCATCTCCTCCCCGAGAGGGATGGAGCTTCTTAAAAATCCGAAGGTGGCCGACTCGATAAGGGAGCTCAATATGGGCCTCCTCTCGGCAAACGGACTGGCTGACAAGGCGGGCGAGTTTGGCCTTGACTACGAATCCTTCCCCGTTGACGACACCGTGAGCGGCGGGGACGTCGTAAACTGGGGGGGCGTTGAGCTTCAGATTATAGACGCCCCCGGCCACTCCTCCTGCTCCATAGGGGTCTACATGCCCGAGGACAAGGCGCTCTTTGCCTCGGACGCCGGCGGCATCCCCTTCGGAGATACCATCTTCGCCTCCGGAAACTCGAACTTCACCAAGTATCAGGAGTCCCTCGAGCGCTTCGCGACATACGACGTCGAGATCCACCTGGCGGAGCACTACGGCGCCTTCACGGGAGAGGAGGGAAGGTCTTTCATGAAGAGGTCGATCGAGTCGGCAAAGAGGACGAGGAAATATCTGGAGGAGTCCTACGCGAGGACGGGGGACATCAGGGAGTCGACGGCGGAGCTTACCGACCTCATCATGGAGGAGGCGGAAGGCTACTTCCTCCCCAAACCTGTCATGGAGATGGTCGTGGAGCAGATGGTAAGACACATCGCCAAGGTGATGGATGGATAA
- a CDS encoding zinc ribbon domain-containing protein gives MVFRRIAWGIFLFFIGVFLFYLTFRGQFTLSQFLGGFRLPLLPLGLFFSVLGLVFYIDGRTIQKQRRMRDRDAHPRHTEHDRGHHDLTADEIPHESDLEVPKEKTCPNCKKRIYKDAKVCRFCGHEFAVTYILKVYGPKDRKKFKLLVKRLSERLGKPPDDIEHLLELGMRFRSPTEAKLEENRARFERFGCRVESYKKVARE, from the coding sequence ATGGTATTCAGGCGTATCGCTTGGGGCATATTTTTATTTTTCATCGGCGTTTTCCTTTTTTACCTAACCTTCAGGGGACAATTCACCCTCTCCCAATTTCTCGGCGGCTTCAGGCTCCCCTTGCTGCCTCTCGGTCTGTTTTTCTCCGTATTGGGCCTCGTCTTCTACATAGACGGGCGAACCATTCAGAAACAGAGGCGCATGAGGGACAGGGATGCCCACCCGCGACATACGGAGCACGATCGTGGACACCATGATCTGACGGCCGATGAGATTCCCCACGAAAGCGACCTCGAAGTGCCGAAGGAAAAGACGTGTCCGAACTGCAAGAAGAGAATATATAAAGACGCCAAGGTATGCCGCTTCTGCGGGCACGAGTTTGCCGTCACCTATATCCTAAAGGTCTACGGCCCGAAGGACAGAAAGAAGTTCAAGCTCCTGGTCAAAAGGCTCTCCGAAAGGCTTGGGAAGCCCCCGGATGACATCGAGCACCTCCTGGAGCTGGGGATGAGGTTCAGATCGCCGACTGAGGCAAAGCTCGAGGAGAACAGGGCAAGGTTCGAGAGGTTCGGCTGCAGGGTCGAGTCCTACAAGAAGGTCGCGAGGGAGTAG
- a CDS encoding pyridoxal-phosphate dependent enzyme, which translates to MVTIKDVREAAGRIDPHINRTPVVTSRTVNEKLGASLYFKCESFQRAGSFKIRGAFSAISLLNEEEKTRGVVAHSSGNHAQAVALATRLLGVKSTVVMPKGSPDVKVAATRGYGAEIVFSENSEGARIAETERLIEEHGYTLVHPYDNDNVIAGAGTAALELLEEVKGIEVLIAPVGGGGLLSGTSISAKGIDENIEVYAAEPARADDAFRSIVAGHIVKNERPPDTIADGLRTSLCERTFEIIRENVSGIVTVSEMEIVEAMRFLWERMKLVVEPSGAVSAAALLSGKIDVMDRMVGVIISGGNVDLERFFSALKV; encoded by the coding sequence ATGGTAACGATTAAGGACGTGAGGGAGGCCGCCGGGAGGATAGATCCCCATATAAACCGAACACCGGTTGTGACCTCCAGGACGGTAAACGAGAAATTGGGCGCCTCCCTCTATTTCAAGTGCGAGAGCTTTCAGCGGGCCGGGTCTTTTAAAATACGGGGCGCCTTCAGCGCAATAAGCCTCCTTAACGAAGAGGAGAAGACAAGGGGTGTCGTGGCCCACTCCAGCGGGAACCACGCCCAGGCGGTGGCGCTGGCGACTCGGCTTTTGGGAGTGAAATCCACGGTGGTCATGCCGAAGGGCTCCCCCGATGTCAAGGTCGCCGCAACCCGCGGCTATGGCGCCGAGATCGTCTTCTCAGAAAACTCGGAAGGAGCGAGAATCGCAGAAACCGAGCGGCTGATCGAAGAGCACGGATATACGCTGGTCCACCCTTACGACAACGACAATGTCATAGCCGGGGCGGGAACGGCGGCCCTGGAGCTTTTGGAAGAGGTCAAGGGGATAGAGGTATTAATCGCCCCGGTCGGCGGGGGAGGACTCCTCTCCGGCACGTCGATCTCGGCCAAGGGGATCGACGAAAATATAGAGGTCTACGCCGCTGAGCCTGCGAGGGCGGACGACGCCTTCAGATCGATAGTTGCGGGGCATATCGTAAAGAACGAGCGCCCCCCCGACACCATAGCCGACGGCTTGAGGACGAGCCTCTGCGAGCGGACATTCGAGATCATCCGTGAAAACGTTTCAGGGATCGTAACGGTCTCGGAAATGGAGATAGTCGAGGCGATGCGCTTTCTCTGGGAGAGGATGAAGCTTGTGGTGGAGCCGTCGGGGGCGGTTTCGGCGGCAGCCCTCCTCTCGGGGAAGATCGACGTCATGGATAGAATGGTCGGGGTAATCATCAGCGGCGGAAACGTCGATCTCGAGAGATTCTTTTCCGCCCTGAAGGTTTAG
- a CDS encoding class I SAM-dependent methyltransferase: MGKGGKKKDRPIPCDYLAGEKSERAKILFDAVRPHIRSLCEGVSDETGGQNGSAPLSILDVTCGTSPLSAHILGEFSDAQYTGFDMNERAIDKCKSRFPDRIWTCSISNRFVIDRRYDLVIHIGVSSPRYDVFEIHSRLVESRYGRPGLILIEWGDNREGTCDTRETYDKIREIYMGAGFIVVDGGVFDIGDVPYPVRRYEVLKEVK; encoded by the coding sequence TTGGGGAAGGGAGGGAAAAAAAAGGACAGGCCCATCCCGTGCGACTACCTCGCCGGTGAAAAGAGCGAGAGGGCTAAAATCCTGTTCGATGCGGTGAGGCCCCACATCCGGTCCCTTTGCGAAGGGGTGAGTGATGAGACCGGGGGGCAGAACGGCTCTGCGCCCTTGTCGATATTGGACGTGACGTGCGGGACGAGCCCCCTGTCGGCTCACATCCTGGGGGAGTTTTCGGACGCCCAATACACCGGGTTTGACATGAACGAGAGGGCGATAGATAAGTGTAAATCGAGGTTCCCGGACCGGATATGGACATGCTCCATCAGCAACCGTTTCGTAATAGATAGGCGCTACGACCTCGTAATCCACATCGGCGTCTCCTCCCCCAGATACGACGTCTTCGAGATTCACTCGCGCCTTGTCGAGAGCAGGTACGGGAGGCCGGGGCTTATCCTTATCGAGTGGGGTGACAACAGGGAGGGGACGTGCGATACGAGAGAGACCTACGACAAGATCAGGGAGATATATATGGGAGCAGGGTTTATAGTTGTCGATGGGGGCGTATTCGATATTGGCGATGTCCCATATCCGGTTAGAAGATACGAGGTACTGAAGGAGGTGAAATAA
- a CDS encoding 4Fe-4S binding protein: protein MLNIFHYGPNKRFVRFAVRLSWPLIIAAKRLSSFPIFKWIINPFFAYPYNEVTSIPINVEAKLPETVILPTRIVEAVLRESSDIFILDECICRIECSCENYPADIGCIALGPAARRIHPSHGRFVKIDEGIKHVKRAAEAGLIANIAHVWIDPVAFHALPFNRLMFICFCDDCCCLYRTHMTKRGPNLDRAYKKLPGITVVSDPDLCTACGECVESCFVNQIKIIDEVAVPGDGCKGCGRCVEICPEGALTLKMDETDILVERILERINAVADISDYKDAIV, encoded by the coding sequence ATGCTCAACATTTTTCATTACGGGCCTAATAAGAGATTCGTGAGGTTTGCCGTAAGACTATCCTGGCCGCTGATAATTGCCGCAAAGAGGCTTAGTTCCTTTCCGATATTTAAGTGGATTATCAATCCCTTCTTCGCATATCCATATAACGAAGTCACTTCGATCCCAATAAATGTCGAGGCCAAGCTTCCGGAAACCGTGATTTTACCAACCCGGATCGTCGAGGCTGTCTTGCGCGAATCCTCCGATATTTTTATACTCGACGAGTGTATTTGTCGGATAGAATGCTCGTGTGAAAATTATCCCGCGGATATAGGGTGTATAGCGCTGGGACCTGCCGCAAGGAGGATACACCCCAGCCACGGCAGATTTGTAAAAATAGATGAGGGCATCAAACATGTCAAAAGGGCAGCCGAAGCCGGGCTAATTGCGAACATAGCCCACGTTTGGATAGACCCTGTTGCGTTTCACGCACTACCCTTTAACCGCCTTATGTTTATATGTTTTTGTGATGACTGCTGCTGCCTTTACAGGACCCATATGACCAAGAGGGGTCCAAATCTCGACAGGGCATATAAAAAGCTTCCGGGAATCACGGTAGTCTCCGATCCGGATCTTTGTACTGCGTGCGGTGAGTGTGTGGAGTCCTGTTTTGTAAATCAGATAAAAATCATAGACGAGGTGGCAGTACCGGGCGATGGGTGTAAGGGGTGCGGCCGCTGTGTCGAAATATGTCCGGAAGGTGCGCTGACGTTAAAGATGGATGAAACAGATATTCTGGTGGAGAGGATACTCGAGAGAATAAACGCCGTTGCGGATATCTCCGATTATAAAGATGCAATAGTTTGA
- a CDS encoding ABC transporter permease: protein MRSDFLKRFLKNRLAVSGFVIVLLFFVVSFLAPVISTHDPAEIDRENVLSPPSTDYIFGTDKTGRDVFSRMVYGSRISLKVGFVAVGISLVIGVFIGALAGYYGGFTDAVIMRFVDIMLCFPTFFLILAVIAILEPSIWNIMIVIGITGWMGVARLVRAEFLSLKQRDFVLAAKAQGAGGMRIIFGHILPNAMGPILVAATLGVAGAILTESALSFLGIGIQPPTPSWGNILTEGKDTIEIAPWLSLYPGLAILVTVLGYNLLGEGIRDALDPRLKEGVSE from the coding sequence ATGAGATCCGATTTTCTAAAACGCTTTTTAAAGAATAGACTCGCCGTTTCGGGATTCGTAATCGTCCTACTCTTCTTCGTGGTCTCTTTTCTCGCGCCGGTAATCTCGACCCACGATCCTGCGGAGATCGACCGCGAAAACGTCCTGTCGCCGCCGAGCACAGATTATATATTCGGCACCGACAAGACCGGCAGGGACGTTTTTTCCCGGATGGTCTACGGCTCGAGGATCTCGCTGAAGGTTGGATTCGTGGCGGTGGGGATATCCCTCGTAATCGGGGTGTTCATCGGCGCCCTGGCGGGCTACTATGGCGGATTTACGGACGCCGTCATCATGCGCTTTGTGGATATAATGCTCTGTTTTCCAACATTCTTTCTGATATTGGCGGTCATAGCCATTCTGGAGCCGAGCATCTGGAACATAATGATCGTAATCGGTATAACGGGGTGGATGGGCGTGGCGAGGCTTGTGCGGGCGGAGTTTCTCTCGCTTAAACAGCGCGACTTCGTCCTCGCCGCCAAGGCCCAGGGGGCGGGGGGGATGAGAATCATCTTCGGGCATATCCTGCCCAACGCCATGGGGCCGATCCTCGTTGCGGCGACCCTGGGCGTGGCCGGCGCCATCCTGACCGAGAGCGCTCTCTCGTTTCTGGGAATCGGGATACAACCGCCCACCCCGAGCTGGGGCAACATCCTGACCGAGGGCAAGGACACCATTGAGATAGCGCCGTGGCTCTCCCTCTACCCGGGGCTTGCCATCCTCGTCACCGTCCTCGGCTACAACCTCCTCGGAGAGGGGATAAGGGACGCCCTTGACCCCAGGCTCAAGGAGGGGGTCTCCGAGTAA